The Dietzia sp. ANT_WB102 region CGCGGACGCGGCACGAGCCCCCCGGCACCGCGGTAGGCCGGGCCGGGGGCACCGCGTCGCGCTAGGGCGCGTCAGCGATGGTCGATCGCGCGCCCGGCTTCCCCGGCACCGGAACGCTCGCCTCGAGGAACAATCCCCGCGCCTGCACACACAGCCGATCCCCGGCGTGGATCGTGGCGTGGGTCCACGTCTTCCGGCCACTGAACTCCTCCACCCACGCGCGGAAAGTCAACGGCTGGAGCAGCGGGGTGGGCGAACGATAGTCGATCTCGTAGTGCGCCGTCATCCCGAAGCGACCGCCCCAGTGGTTGGCGAAGCCCATCATGTGGTCGATGATGAGCGCGCTGATCCCCCCGTGAACACACCCGGGCGGGCCCTGATACACGGGGCCGAGAGTCACTTCCGCGGTCACCGACCCGTCGTCGCACCCGAAGAATTTCACTGGGGGCGCGATGGGGTTCTCCTGACCCCCGACCGGGTTGGAGCGCCGGGTCCCTGCTCCGGTCCACATCATCTCAAGGCGCTGCTCGGGGGTCGGCACCCGCGGTTCGAGCAGATCGGCCACCTCGGCAAGGCGGTCGGCGATGTCTCCGAGCTCCACCTCCGAGTGCGCCAGCGCTGCCGTCGCCTCCCGCAATCTGCGCAGCTCGGCGACGGCCCGATCGAGTTCCGGGTCAGCCGGCGCCAACTCCGGGACGGGGACCGGAGCGAACGACTCGCCGAGGCGTTGACGCGCCGCCTCGAGGGAGAACTCCTCCTCCGGACCCAACCCCGGGAGGGGTACTCCGCCAAATCCGGGACTATCGCTGTGTTTAGTCATAGTCTTAGCGTATGTCGACACCTGTCAATCCGAAGCAGTTCGATCCCGCTACCTATGGCCCGTGGGCCCTCGTCGTGGGCGGAAGTGAGGGCGTGGGCGCCGAGATCGCGTTCCGCCTCGCCGATCAGGGGGTGTCATCGGTGCTCGTCGCGCGTAAGACCGGCCCCCTCGAGGAGACCGCCGAAGCCGTGCGCGCCAAGGGCGTCGAGTGCCGCGTCGTGTCGGTCGACCTCACCGAGCCCGGCGCCACCGAGGGCATCGCCTCGGTCTGCGAGGGGCTCGACCTCGGCCTGATCGTGCTCAACGCCGGAGCCAACACCTACGGCTCCGAGTTCGTCGAGGCGGACATGGACCAGGTCCAGAAGGTCATCGACCTCAACATCACCTCGCCGATGCAGATCATCCGGAACTTCGGTCCCGCACTCAAGGCCCGCGGACGCGGCGGCATCGTGGTGATGGGGTCGATGGCCGGTTACCTCGGCCACGCCGACATGAGCGTGTACTCCGCCGCCAAGGCATTCAGCCGGGTCTTCGTCGAGGGCCTCTGGCTGGAGATGCGCGAGTACGGGGTGGACGTCGTCGAGGTCATCCTCGGCGTCACCCGCACGCCCGCCATGATCCGCGCCGGCCTGGACATGGACCTGCCCGGCATGACGGTCAGCGAGCCCGCCGAGGTCGCCGAGGAGGTCCTGGCCTCGATCGGTAACGGGCCCGTGCACGTCTGTGGTGGAGAGAGCAACCGCCAGGGCGTCGAGTTCTCCTCCGGCGTCAACCGTGGTCGGATCGTGGCCGGCGCGCACAAGCGGATGAAGGCACTGCGCGGCAACAGCTGACCAGACGACCCCAGCGCCCTTGGTCTTTCCGGTCACCTGCCGGAATGGCCGGGGGCGCGGTCTCGGGCTCGGTCGAGTGGGTTCAGCCCCGGGCCAACCACTCATCCGCGGAGTCGGCGATCGCCTTGGGTACCACGAACATCCCCTCCGCGATCGCACAGATCGTCTCGCCGCTGGACACCGTTCCGGTCGTCCAGATCTTTCGCCCGTCGCGGCGCTCCTGTTTAGCTTCGAAGAGGAGCGGCGTGTTGAGAGGAGTCGGCGATTGATAGGTGATGCGGAGATCGACTGTCATCGCCACCGTCTTCGCGGCAGCGTTGGCCAACCCGAGGAGCTCGTCGAAGATCAGCGCCACGATCCCACCGTGGACACACCCGGGCGGGCCCTGGTACTCGGTCCCCAGGACAAGGTCTGCTCGGACCACACCATCAGGAAGTAGCACCGTCTCGAGCGGCGGCGCCATGGGGTTCCGGTTCCCCGTCACGGGGTTGGTGCCGATGTGGTCGAGTGAC contains the following coding sequences:
- a CDS encoding PaaI family thioesterase produces the protein MTKHSDSPGFGGVPLPGLGPEEEFSLEAARQRLGESFAPVPVPELAPADPELDRAVAELRRLREATAALAHSEVELGDIADRLAEVADLLEPRVPTPEQRLEMMWTGAGTRRSNPVGGQENPIAPPVKFFGCDDGSVTAEVTLGPVYQGPPGCVHGGISALIIDHMMGFANHWGGRFGMTAHYEIDYRSPTPLLQPLTFRAWVEEFSGRKTWTHATIHAGDRLCVQARGLFLEASVPVPGKPGARSTIADAP
- a CDS encoding SDR family oxidoreductase — encoded protein: MSTPVNPKQFDPATYGPWALVVGGSEGVGAEIAFRLADQGVSSVLVARKTGPLEETAEAVRAKGVECRVVSVDLTEPGATEGIASVCEGLDLGLIVLNAGANTYGSEFVEADMDQVQKVIDLNITSPMQIIRNFGPALKARGRGGIVVMGSMAGYLGHADMSVYSAAKAFSRVFVEGLWLEMREYGVDVVEVILGVTRTPAMIRAGLDMDLPGMTVSEPAEVAEEVLASIGNGPVHVCGGESNRQGVEFSSGVNRGRIVAGAHKRMKALRGNS
- a CDS encoding PaaI family thioesterase, with translation MTTDDTDRGEAFLEMPDHASGASELTRQLRRLRGLVAGWAFDDVHSEAEVIRELADRLETMGTRFDPADFGDWGSLDHIGTNPVTGNRNPMAPPLETVLLPDGVVRADLVLGTEYQGPPGCVHGGIVALIFDELLGLANAAAKTVAMTVDLRITYQSPTPLNTPLLFEAKQERRDGRKIWTTGTVSSGETICAIAEGMFVVPKAIADSADEWLARG